The genome window TGTTGATGCAATTTTAATTAAGGTGGAAGTGCCACTTTGGGCAATCTGTAAAGCGCCGAAAGTTAAACCTCCATCTAATCGGATTCTGTCTACGCCATCTTGGAAATTGTAGATGGAATCCAGACCCATTCCCGATGCCAAAACAAAGGTATCAAACCCTGCATTACCATAAAGCCGATCGCTTCCTGCACCGCCATTGAGGATATCATTTCCATCACCCCCATAGAGGATGTCATCACCGTCACCACCGAGGAGTTCGTCATTACCGGCATCTCCATAAAGGCGATCGCTGCCATTACCCCCCAACAGCACATCGTTATCATTGCCACCATAGACAATATCGTTGCCGTCGCCGCCATCAATGGCATCGTTTCCGGCGTTACCATAGAGGGCATCGCTCCCTGCAAAACCGTCGATTTGGTCATCAGTCGCAGTACCCCGCAGAATGTCGTTATTGGGTGTACCGGAGATTGGATTATAAAAGGGGTGCTTGATTATTGGGTCTAGTGAGCCGCTATTGCCTTCCATGAAATAATTTCTCCTGAAAATAGTGAATTTGCGTCAAAGTAGCGAAGAGATAATTTACCTCCATACACACCTGAAAACTTGGCGGTGAAATAGTTACAGAGGTCAGCGTGCAAAAAAGTCGCAGAAGTTGCCGCCGTGGCCGCCAATTGCTGAATTGTTACGGAAGCTAATACCGTTCGTCCTCACCACAGCGCTATTGAGCAACAGACGATCGCCGAGTCCTGCGGCACTGCCAATGGGTAGGGCAGAGGCAGCGATTTGAGCGCCTGTTAGTTTGTGGAGTCGTGCGATGAACTCTTGGCCAGCATCTCCGGCTGCAACCTTACAGCCATAGAAGACGAGGTTGGCAACATTCCACTGTTGCAGTTGAGTCGCGTAGCCGTTGAGGGTATCTAAACTCAGTTGGCTATTTCCCAGATACAAGCAACCGGGGGAACCGTGGGAAATAATATGAACGGCATCGATATTCTGACGGTGTTGTAAAACCAGGCTAATTTGCTCCATGCCATCGGCCGTCCCATCTAGGACAAAAACTTCAGTAGTGGAAATGACACCCTCAATGAGTAGATCGGCGTTTTCTACTCCGGCATCGATAAAAACAATTCTGGTGGCTGGATTGATAGTTTTTGAAGTATTGAGCATGGGGTTTCCTCTGGGGAGTGTCCTGTTATTCATCACAAGGTATTGCGGATAAAAACACCCTATTAATAATAAGGATCTCGGCTGACTAACTGGCTGGAGGGTCGCTGAGATCCTGATCAGATATCTGAAACGAGATCAAATTGATTGATGGGCGAGGTTAGCTAGCCTGCTAACCTTTCACAACCGTTCTAGGGAGTGGGAGACTTAACAACAGCATTGCCAGTAGCGGTACCAAGCTGCACGGTGACAGTTCCAGCACTAAATGTATTGGTTTGTGCAAGACCTCTGTTGCCGTCAGCATTGGGCGTAACGTTGAAACCATTCGGGTCGCCGACAGCCTGAAAATTCTGTGTCCCTGCACTACCCAGAGCCCAAGCTGAGTTCTGTAGATTACTATTACCAAAGAAGTTATTACCATAGTTGAAAGCAGCAGCAGAAGCGTTTTCTTTACCGACAGCAGCCGAGACAGCCACACCTGTAACCGCATTGTTGGTAACAGTGAAAGCCGCAGAACCTGCCACACCACCTTCACCGGCACGGGCTACGGTAGCGAAACCAAAAGCATTGAGAATAACGAGACCACTAACGAAAGCAATACGACGAATCATCATTTTTCAACTCCAGGGTTGGTTTTTTGTGTTCTATTAGTTAGACGTTTCCCGAAGGCGATTTGTGAATAATTCAGTCTTTAGATAGATGACATATCTGACTTTTGGGAGGTGACGCGGTTCGAGGGAGGATTTGACCAATTCCTGCTACGCAGTCGATCTCTCAATACGGTTCAGTTAAGCTCGATCCCCCTGGCGCCTAGGGCGGGCACGGGGGCACCGCCCCTACAAAGGGGGGGACAAGAACTTACTCTTGCGTCCCCGCAACGATTCGGGGGATTTAAGGGGATCTCCGAGCAATAAATAGTTTTAACCCAAGCGTATTGGTCTATCTCTTCCTGAAAATCTAGATTGACGAAACCAGGGATGCCGAATTTTTCCATGCCAAATTCTGCCTAGCGCCATATCGCGCCCAGCGCCAGTCAATCGATTTTAGATTTTAGATTTTAGATTTTAGATTTACCCCACAGATAAATCTGGGATCTTGAACTAGGGTCTAAAATTTTTATGTTTCCAGGACTTAAGTACGTGGCACGGTATCAGTTTTTGGGCTGGGTCATAGAGAAAGCGGGAATATAGGGGATTGCAGCTCGCGGCAGCATTAATGCCCAATACGCTTGGGTTAAGGAAAATGTTGGGCGGAGTGAAACGGAGGGTTCGTTCCACGGGCCCAACCTACGCACTACTGATTTAAAGCGATTTTCTGCCTGCCTATTTTTCAGATGGAACAAAGCCAGCAGCCGCCACTGTCTGCCCACATCCTCCAGTACAGTAGAAAAAGCGATACATAAGAGGCAACGCTGCGCGATATGCCTCCTGCACGCTGGCCCGATCGCATTTCTGGCGATCGAACATCGGTCAAGTATGGGTTTTCTCTGTTAAGAAACTGGGAATACAGCGGATTGCAGTCGCTGATGGTACAACAGCCCTGTGAGGGCTGCATTAATGATGCCTGCACACCAAGAGCTTTTTGGCTTTCCCAAGACTCCGAAAGCAATCCGCTGTAGGCGTTAGGCGCGATCGATTTTTCGCTGTCATCCCCCAGACTATTTGCCAAGATACGTAGCGGCGAATCATCGTTCGCACCTAGATGCAAAACACACACCGCCGCTTCTAGAACTTCCCCGCCGGCAACAATTTCTCTTTCTCCTATGTCCCCATCTGATTGAGCATTCACTAAAACCGGCTCTTGAATTTCCCGACCGGCAACAATTTCTCTTTCTTCAATCTCCTCTGTAACCGGTTTTTTTTCAACAATATTCTGAGACTTTTTCCCTTTTATGGACTGAGGAGAAACCCTCGACTTAGGATTAGACAAATTAGAGTCAGTCCCATTTTCCCCGAAATTTTCATGGAACCGCTGACGCAAAATTGCCCGCGCTTGGGAAATGCGCTTGCGGACGTTATCGTAAGATATACCAAGCTGTTCGGCAATATCTTGATAAGATAGCCCTGATTCAAAATGGAGAATAAAAGTCTCGCGCAATCTATCAGACAACTCATCTATTGCGGCGCGAAAAAATAATTCGACTTCTCTCCGCATAGCAGCGCGAACAGGTGTTTCCTCTTGGCTAATTAATTCGGTCTCGTTTCCTATAGCAATGGTGTCTAAACTGTCAACTCCTAGTGTACCCCTGTTGCGCTCTCGATGGATATCGGCGCACAGGTTATAAGTCAGTTTGGTTAACCAAGCCTTAAAGTTTTTGATATCATCCGTACCATCTCTTGCTTTCTCCCAAGCTTTCAGCATCGCCCGACTGAGGGCATCTTCAGCATCGGTTGGGTTGCCCATCCACTTGCGACAGCAACGGTAAAGATAATCTTGATTATCCTGCCATTTTTTCCAAAAAGCTGAATCTATATCTTGAGTGCCTGAGCAAGGAATTGATGCAGAACTACAATTTAACATCAGTGGAGCCTGAAACTCTAAGTGGACAAACTACTTGCGATTAATTTAGGCAGTAATTTACCTAGCCTCAGATGCACCTATCGCTATGTTGACTCACCACTCAGGCTCAAGTCAGTCGGAAAAGTCGGATCTTTCTAGTCGGAAAAGTCGGAAAAGTAGGATCGTCGCCGCTATGAGTGCATAGCTGAGACATCCCTTGGCAGTTTTAGGACTTACGCCAACGAATTTTAAACACTATTGGTAGCGACTAGGTAAAACCTAAGCACTACAAATAGTGTTTATGCGTAATTGTTCAATTTAATGTCACCAAGCTAAAATCTGAACTTTAAGATTTAAAATCCTTTGACAGAGGATTAAGCCACAGCAGAATTGTCCGTTTTAATTGATTTAATTCTCGATACACTTCTTGTTTGACCCATTGCCCGATCGCGTCGAAGGGTGTAAAAATTTGACCCACAGGCCAGCTAACATCTTGCCCCAAGGGCGTTTGATGGTTGCCAGTCAGAGTCTGAACTGTAATCATGTCGGGAAATCGTGCTTTTAGCAGTTTGGTCAACAGCAGGGTTTGGTCGATGTTGTCGCCGTTAAATTTGACTAAAAGATTGCGCCGAATTTGATAGCTATTTTGGACGAGGCGATTAGTCTCTTGCGGGGAAGGGGTAAACTCGACGTTAAAGACGGGGGAAATTTGCTCGACGATCGGGATGGCTTCGGATGCTGCATAATTGTTGAAAGAGATCAAAATATTGCCTGCCCTTTCTACGTCAAAAACAGAACCGATCAGCAAGTGAAGTTTGCATCCCATGCTGTGTCCCATGCCGTAAATGGGGAGATAGGAAGATTTGAGCAATTTAGTGGCCCGCAGGCGATCGAGGGCATTTTCAAATTTGTTGAGGACATCGCGGGCGATCGCAATATGATCCAAAGTATTGACAAACGGCGTTGCTACTACAACATATCCTTGATTCCCCAAAGCCTCTAACAGCCAGCGATAAGTGAGTTGCGGTGCTGTCGCCACAAATGCGCCGCCGAGAAAATGTACGATCGCGATGGGTTTAGAGGGAATGAATACCCAATTGCCAGAAATTTCTTGCCAGTCCATAAATTCAATCTAATTCAAAGTAAAAAGGCGATCGTCCTCGGAAGGTAGGAGGCAGAATGTTTTATAAATTTTTGCTTTTATTTTCTGCTTCAAAAAGGGGTTTGCTACCCATTTTTTCATTCAAAAAACTTTCCTTTTTACTTATACATTATTTATTCTAACTGTTGTGAAGGCAAATAGCACGGCTGGCGATCGCTGCTGTTTTCGCCCTGTATAGGGTTGAAGCTGGCGGCCGAATAAATCAAGGCTGACATCCGATCGCAGGTTTCAAAGATTTGTATATAC of Oscillatoria nigro-viridis PCC 7112 contains these proteins:
- a CDS encoding calcium-binding protein, which gives rise to MEGNSGSLDPIIKHPFYNPISGTPNNDILRGTATDDQIDGFAGSDALYGNAGNDAIDGGDGNDIVYGGNDNDVLLGGNGSDRLYGDAGNDELLGGDGDDILYGGDGNDILNGGAGSDRLYGNAGFDTFVLASGMGLDSIYNFQDGVDRIRLDGGLTFGALQIAQSGTSTLIKIASTGETLASLINTNSALIGAADFSSASAIDVT
- a CDS encoding DUF4347 domain-containing protein; the protein is MLNTSKTINPATRIVFIDAGVENADLLIEGVISTTEVFVLDGTADGMEQISLVLQHRQNIDAVHIISHGSPGCLYLGNSQLSLDTLNGYATQLQQWNVANLVFYGCKVAAGDAGQEFIARLHKLTGAQIAASALPIGSAAGLGDRLLLNSAVVRTNGISFRNNSAIGGHGGNFCDFFAR
- a CDS encoding RNA polymerase sigma factor; its protein translation is MLNCSSASIPCSGTQDIDSAFWKKWQDNQDYLYRCCRKWMGNPTDAEDALSRAMLKAWEKARDGTDDIKNFKAWLTKLTYNLCADIHRERNRGTLGVDSLDTIAIGNETELISQEETPVRAAMRREVELFFRAAIDELSDRLRETFILHFESGLSYQDIAEQLGISYDNVRKRISQARAILRQRFHENFGENGTDSNLSNPKSRVSPQSIKGKKSQNIVEKKPVTEEIEEREIVAGREIQEPVLVNAQSDGDIGEREIVAGGEVLEAAVCVLHLGANDDSPLRILANSLGDDSEKSIAPNAYSGLLSESWESQKALGVQASLMQPSQGCCTISDCNPLYSQFLNRENPYLTDVRSPEMRSGQRAGGISRSVASYVSLFLLYWRMWADSGGCWLCSI
- a CDS encoding DUF1350 family protein, translating into MDWQEISGNWVFIPSKPIAIVHFLGGAFVATAPQLTYRWLLEALGNQGYVVVATPFVNTLDHIAIARDVLNKFENALDRLRATKLLKSSYLPIYGMGHSMGCKLHLLIGSVFDVERAGNILISFNNYAASEAIPIVEQISPVFNVEFTPSPQETNRLVQNSYQIRRNLLVKFNGDNIDQTLLLTKLLKARFPDMITVQTLTGNHQTPLGQDVSWPVGQIFTPFDAIGQWVKQEVYRELNQLKRTILLWLNPLSKDFKS